A single genomic interval of Oryctolagus cuniculus chromosome 19, mOryCun1.1, whole genome shotgun sequence harbors:
- the LOC138847083 gene encoding zymogen granule membrane protein 16-like yields the protein MWTFMLLGLLCASASSSAIQARSSSYSGEYGSGGGEPFSHSGLQLEGPITAIRVRVNSFNIVGLQVRYGQVWRDYVGGKLGDLEEIFLHPGESVIRVSGSYAGLFITASGLHWDNYPRNCPSDC from the exons ATGTGGACCTTCATGCTCCTGGGCCTTCTCTGTGCCTCGGCCTCTTCCAGTGCCA tCCAGGCCAGGTCCTCCTCCTACAGTGGCGAGTAcggaagtggaggaggagagcCATTCTCCCACTCCGGCCTCCAGCTGGAAGGGCCCATCACAGCCATCCGTGTCCGGGTCAACAGCTTCAATATCGTGGG TCTCCAGGTGCGCTATGGCCAGGTGTGGCGCGACTACGTGGGTGGcaagctgggagacctggaggagatctTTCTGCACCCAGGGGAGTCAGTGATCCGGGTGTCTGGGTCATACG CTGGCTTATTCATCACCGCCAGTGGCCTACACTGGGACAACTACCCCAGAAACTGCCCCAGCGACTGCTGA
- the LOC138846962 gene encoding zymogen granule membrane protein 16-like, producing MWTFMLLGLLCASASASAIQARSSSYSGEYGCGRGEPFSHSSLQLEGPITAIRVRVDSFNIVGLQVRYGQVWSDYVGGKLGDLEEIFLHPGESVIAVSGSYGDNLKTLTFFTNYGRILSFAKGRGVIFHAVPLHVDAVLRFISGRAGLFVNAIGLHWDTIPETAPATAEPASSVAGPRGGV from the exons ATGTGGACCTTCATGCTCCTGGGCCTTCTCTGTGCCTCGGCCTCTGCCAGTGCCA tCCAGGCCAGGTCCTCCTCCTACAGTGGCGAGTACGGATGTGGAAGAGGGGAGCCATTCTCCCACTCCAGCCTCCAGCTGGAAGGGCCCATCACAGCCATCCGTGTCCGGGTTGACAGCTTCAATATCGTGGG TCTCCAGGTGCGCTATGGCCAGGTGTGGAGCGACTACGTGGGTGGcaagctgggagacctggaggagatctTTCTGCACCCAGGGGAGTCAGTGATCGCGGTGTCTGGGTCATACGGTGACAATCTGAAGACCCTGACCTTTTTCACCAACTACGGTCGCATCCTTTCCTTTGCGAAAGGCAGAGGCGTAATCTTCCATGCTGTCCCTTTGCACGTGGACGCCGTGCTCCGATTCATCAGTGGCCGAGCTGGCTTATTCGTCAACGCCATTGGCCTGCACTGGGACACCATCCCAGAAACTGCCCCAGCGACTGCTGAGCCCGCCTCCTCCGTGGCAGGGCCCCGTGGTGGGGTGTGA